GCTGAACGAGGATGCCATGGCCACCGAGAAGCTGGCCGAGGGCATCCGCAAGTTCATGGCCGACCAGCGCCGGCTCGAGGCGCTGCTGGGCGAACTTCGCCAGGCCTGACGAACACGGGGAGACGCCGTCGGCGTCTCCCCGTCCTCCATGCGGCGTCGGTGGCGGCTCAGTCGCGGTGCGAGGCGGCCTCCTGGGCCTCGAGCATCTCGACCAGCGGCTGGAACTGTTCGCGGTTGTGCTCGTTCATGTGCATCAGGATGCGATGGGCCTCGAGGATGCGCTGTCGCATGCCCTCCTCGTCGGCGGGAACCTCCGGCAGCTCCCGCAGCTCGTGAGGCTCGGTGATGGGGGATTCCACCAGGGTGTAGTAGTTGGCGAAGCCCATGACGTCGAGCATGCGCTGGACGTCGGGATTGTCGACGACGATGGTCGGCGGATGCTCCAGGCGGCCCTGCAGCGCCATGGCCACCTTGGCGAGAAAGCCCAGGGCGGTGGAGTCGACGTTGGTCGCCTCGCGCAGGTCGACCATCACGGCCTCGAGCCCGGGGGTCTCGGCAAGCCGCTGGGCCTGGCTGTCCAGGGTCGCGCACAGCGTCAGCCGCACATCACCGCACAGCTTGAGCACGAACACCCCGGAATCGAACGCCGCCTTGATGCGGCCTTCATGCATTATCATTGCCAAATCCGCTCAACATCATGATCGTCAGGTCGTCGGGCAGCTCTTCATGGCCAGGGGCGTGTTCGGCGATAAGGTCATCATCGTCTTCCATCTTGCCCAGGGCAAGGCCCTCCCTCAGCTCCGCCACCGTGTCGCTGGCCAGCACCCGTCGCTCGAGCTCCCGGAGACGCGCGTCGAGGGTCTCGCCGGGCAGGCATTCCAGGATCCCGTCGGAACACAGGCAGAGACGGAAGGTCGCGGGCAAGGGGCAACCCAGCCGGGGGTACTCGACATGCGGGAAGAGCCCCACCGGCATGCCCTCCCCGGCCAGGGGCCGGGCCTCGCCGTCGGCGACCAGCAGCGGCATGGGCAGCTGAGCGCCGAGCGAATAGTGCAGATAGCGGCGCTCCCGGTCAATGACACCAACGAACAAGGTGGCATGCTTGCCGATCCCCGTATCGAGCAGCTCGCGGTTCAGGGCCGCCAGCCAGCGCGGCGCCAGGCATTCGGGGGCCTGGCCATCCCACTCGTTCTGCCAGCGATTGGAGAGGTACTTGAGCAGCACCGTGACGAAGGCCGAC
The Halomonas sp. M4R1S46 DNA segment above includes these coding regions:
- a CDS encoding STAS domain-containing protein translates to MIMHEGRIKAAFDSGVFVLKLCGDVRLTLCATLDSQAQRLAETPGLEAVMVDLREATNVDSTALGFLAKVAMALQGRLEHPPTIVVDNPDVQRMLDVMGFANYYTLVESPITEPHELRELPEVPADEEGMRQRILEAHRILMHMNEHNREQFQPLVEMLEAQEAASHRD